CGAGCAAGCTGAAGCTCGAGGAAGCGGCCATGCTCGCCGGCATGGTGAAGGCGCCGAGCACCAACGACCCGACCACCAAGAGCGGCCACGCGGCGGCCCTCGCCCGGCGCAACTACGTCATCCAGAACATGGTCGAGACCGGCGCCATCACCCAGCAGGAGGCGGACGCCGCGAAGGCCACCAAGCTCGTGGTCACCGGCAAGCGGGCCCCCAACGGCTGCGTCTCGACCAACGAGAAGGGCTGGGGCTTCTTCTGCGACTACTTCTACCGCTGGTGGATGGGGCAGGAGACGTTCGGCTCGACCTCGTACGACCGGGAGCGGCGGCTGAAGAGCGGTGGCTACACCGTCGTCACCACCCTGGACCCGCAGGCCCAGCGGGGCGCCGACAAGGCCGTCCGCAAGGCCAAGTCGGAGAAGAGCAAGGAAGCCGCCATGGTGGCGGTGGTCGAGCCGGGCACCGGCCGGGTGCGGGCGCTGGCGGTGAACCGCAACTTCAAGCTCGACGACCCGAAGAAGCCGGCCAACAAGGAGCACAGCGACCCCAAGCAGCGCAAGAAGGGCAAGCGCGGCAACTACCCGAACACCGTCAACCCGCTGCTCACCGGCGGCGACGGCCTCACGGGCTACCAGGCCGGCTCGACCTTCAAGATCTTCACCATCGTGGCGGCGCTGGAGAAGGGCATCCCGCTCGGCTACACGATCAACGCCCCGCAGACGTTCAAGTCGGAATACATCGTCGAGGCGGGCAGCCAGGCCGCCTGCCCCGGCACCAACAAGTACTGCCCGACCAACTCCGGCAAGAAGGCCGGCGGCGTGCAGAACATGTGGAGCGCCTTCGCCCAGTCGATCAACACGTACTTCGTGCCGCTCCAGCAGCAGGTCGGCGCGGAGAACGTGGTCGACGTGGCCAAGCGGCTCGGCATCCAGTTCCGGGTCAGCGAAGAGAACAAGTGGGCCAACAACAAGGACTACGCGCACGACTGGGGCGCGTTCACCCTGGGCGTCTCGAACACCACCCCGCTGGAGCTGGCCAACGCCTACGCCACCCTCGCGGCGGACGGTAGGTACTGCGAGCCCATCCCGGTGCAGGAGATCAAGGACCCGGAGGGCAAGAAGCTCGACATCGCCAACCCGCGTTGCGAGAAGCGGGTCAGCACCGAGGTGGCCCGCGCCGCCGTCGACGCCGCCCGCTGCCCGGTCGGTGACAACTCCTCCACCAGCAAGTGCGGCGGCAGCCGCACGGCCGCCGAGGTCAAGGGGGCCGTCGACGCGCCGGTGGCCGGCAAGTCCGGCACCACCGACTCGGAGAAGAGCGCAGCCCTGGTCGCGATGACCAGGCAGTACGCGGTGGCCGGCATCATGGCCGACCCGGACTGGCCGCAGACCAACGTCAAGATGAAGCACAAGCAGAAGGACGGCATCAACCCGCCGGTCTACGAGACGTTGAAGGCCGCCATGAAGGGCAAGGACCGGAAGAACTTCGAGCCCCCGGGCCAGAAGATCCGTGAGGGCGACCAGCGCCGGATCCCCGACGTGAAGTGCCTGGACCCGGAGCAGGCGAAGTCCCGGATCGAGGCGGAGGGCTTCGACGCGGTCATCTCCGACATCAAGGTCCCGTCGAGCTGCCCGGCCGGCAAGGCCGCCGGCACCAGCCCCGACGGCCGCACGATCAAGGGCGGCGTGGTCACCATCCAGATCAGCGTCGGCGCCGGCACCGCCCCGGGCACGACGCCCGACAACAACCGGCCGCCGACCAACCCCGGCCGACCGCCGGGCCGCCCCGGCGGCTGAGCCGGCCGGACGAACGCCACGGGCGGGCACCCCCGCGGGGGTGCCCGCCCGTTTCGCGTACGCGGGTCGGTACGGCCCGGTGCGGCCCGGTCAGAGGCCGAGCTGTCGGCGTACCTCGGCGGCGACCCGACCGCCCTCGGCCCGGCCAGCCACCGCCGCCTGGGCCGCCTTCATGGCCGGACCCATCTGCGACTTGCCGGTGAAGCCGCCCGCGGCGAGCGCCCCCGCGACCAGCTCGGTCAGCTCGGCGTCGGGGAGCTGCTTCGGCAGGTAGCGCTCCAGCACCTCGCCCTCGGCGACCTCCTTCGCGGCCTGCTCGGTGCGGCCGGCGTCACCGAAGGCGGTGGCGGCCTCCCGGCGCTTCTTCGCCTCCTTGGTCAGCACCGCGAGCACCTCGTCGTCGGTGAGCTCGCGCTTGGCCTTGCCGGCGACCTCGGCGGTGCCGACGGCGGCGAGCGCCATCCGCAGCGTGGAGGTGGTCAGCTCGTCGCGCGCCTTCAGGGCGGCGCGCATGTCGGCGGTCAGACGGTCCTTCAACGTGCTCATGGTCGGTGAAACTACCCTGAACGGCATGCGAAAGCGCACACTATTCCGGCTCGCGACCGGGACCGCCGCCCTCGGCGCGGCGACCCTGGCGTACGCGTCACTCGTCGAGCGCAACATGTTCACCCTGCGGCGGCACGACGTGCCGGTGCTGCCGGCCGACGCGGAGCCGCTGCGGGTCCTGCACCTGTCGGACCTGCACATGATGCCCGACCAGGGGCGCAAGCAACGCTGGGTGGCGTCGCTGGCCGCGCTCGACCCCGACCTGGTCGTGGTCACCGGGGACAACATGGCGCACCCCGACGCCGTGCCCGGCGTGCTGCGCGCCCTCCAGCCGCTGCTCGACCTCCCGGGGGCCTTCGTCTTCGGCTCCAACGACTACACCGGGCCGGTCTGGAAGAACCCATTCACCTACTTCCTGCCCGACCGGGAGTACGCGGAGGGCGTCGAGCTGCCGCACGAGGAGCTGCGCGACGTCTTCGTCGGCGCCGGCTGGGCGGACCTGAACAACACCCGCACCACCCTGAAGGCCGGCGGCCGGGTCGTCGAGCTGCTCGGGGTCGACGACCCGCACGTCGAACGGGACGACTACGACTCGGTGGCCGGGCCGGTGTCGCCCACCGCCGACCTGTCGATCGCGCTCACCCACTCCCCCGAGCCGGCCGTCCTCGACCGGATGGCCGCCGACGGCTTCGGGCTGATGCTCGCCGGGCACACCCACGGCGGTCAGGTCTGCGTACCGGGGGTGGGTGCCCTGGTCACCAACTGCGGGCTGCCCCGCTCCATGGCACGCGGCCTGCACCGCTGGCCCGGCTCCGACTCCTGGCTGCACGTCTCCGCCGGGCTCGGCACCCACCCGACCGCGCCGGTCCGGTTCGCCTGCCCGCCGGAGGCGAGCGTGCTCACCCTGATCCCCCGCTGACCCGTACGCCGGTGCTCCGCCGGGCCGCTGCCCGCGGCCCGGCGGCCGGCCGCGAGGGCTGGTGCGGCCCTGGGGGTACCGAGTTGGACCCCCGACCGGGGTGGGCTACTATTTGTCGGCACGCCTCGGGGTGTGGCGCAGCTTGGTAGCGCGCTTCGTTCGGGACGAAGAGGTCGTCGGTTCGAATCCGGCCACCCCGACCAGGTGAGAGGGCACATCCTATCGAAGGATGTGCCCTCTAGTGCTTCCTGAGTGACTAACGTTCCGGGGTGAGCGCGAAGATGCGATCCATCGCTACCGCGCCACTCAGCAGCACCGGCCGCAGTTGGTGCCGGTAGACCTTCTCCGTGACCGTGGTGCCGGAGTGACCGCACAGGTCGGCGATGTCCGCCAGGTGATCGATTTCGTGACCGGCGCCAACTCCGGACCGCGCTGACCGTACGTGGGAGACGGAGCGGCCGGCCGGGATCGGCCGGCCGCTCCGTCTCACCGGTTCACCAGGTGACCGGCAATTCGTGAACGCCGAAGAAAGCGCTCTCGTGTTTGTATGACAGCTCCTCCAGCGGCACGGTGCAGCGCAGGTCGGGGAACCGCCGGAACAGGGTCTCGAAGACGATCTCCAGCTCCGCATTGGCGATGTTCTGGCCGATGCACTGGTGGATGCCGTAGCCGTACGCCATGTGCCCGCGCGTCGAGCGATGAATGTCGAAGGTGTCCGGGTCCTCGAAGAAGTCCTTGTCGTGGTTGGCCGAGGCGGCGAGGAGATACAGACCCTCACCGGCCGCGATCCGTTGTCCCGCGATCTCGACGTCCTCCTTGGCGATCCGGGGCAGAACCAGATCGCCGACGCTGAGGTAGCGGAGCAACTCCTCGACAGCCTTGGGCCACAGGGCCGGATCGGCTTTCAGTTCGGCGAGCGTACCGGGGTGTTCCAGCAGGACCAGCGTGCCGAGGGCGATCATGCTGGCGGTCGACTCGTGCGATGCGTTCAGCACGCTCTGGGCCGCGCCGGCGAGCTCGGAATCCGCCAGCTCGAGTTCGGCCGGTGCATGCGCGAGTTTGGTGAGGATGTCGTCGCCCGGGTTACGGCGTTTCTCGTCCAACAGGGCGAGCATGTGGGTGCGCATCTCCATCACGATGGTCCGGAGTTCGTTCATCGTGCCGCTGCGCTCGAGCAGGACATTCGCTCGGGTCTGGAAGAAGTGGTGCTCGGACTCCGGCACGCCGAGAAGTTCGCAGGTGAGCACCGACGGCACCCGTAGCGCCACCAGTTTCACGAGGTCGGCGGGCTGGCCACTGTCCCGCATGACGTCCAGCGCATCGTCCACCATCCGCTGGATCCGCGGGCGCAGGGTCCGGATCTTGCGCATCGTGAAGTCGGGCATCAGCAGTTTGCGGTATATGCCGTGCTCGGGCGGGTCCATCCGGACGAACGACGAACGTCGTCCTTGCGGGTCCACCCCGGTAGCGCCGGCCAGGGGAATGCCCGGGATGGTGCTGTCGCTGCTGATCCGGGGGTCGGTGAGCGCGGCCTGGACGTCGGCGTACCGCGAGACCAGCCAGACGGTGCTGCCGTCGCGAAGCGTGGCCCGGGACACCGGTTCCGTCGAGCGCAGCGTCTCGTACTCCGGGGGTGGGTTGAAGGGGCACCCGGAGCGGCGCATCGGGAATGACGGCGGACTGTCGGCCGTGCCGGCCGGCACGGTGGGGCCCAACGTTGCCATGCTGACTCCTGTTCGCAGGTGACCGCGATGTGGGGTGATCTCGTCTGTTGCCGCGCTGACGAAACATAGGATCCGCCGTGGAACAAGCCGGTAATCACCGGGTAAGCAACGTGGATCGGCGAATGCGGCCGCCATCGGCTTCCCCGATAGGGTTCCGTGAGGGGTGGGGCCCGTTCCCCCGATTGATTGCCGTCGAATGGCGTGGCGTCGAGATCCTGTTTCCGGACGTCATTCGCCACCGAAGTGTCGAGGAGGGGCATGGCGATGGGTCATCTCGCAGACGACAACCTCGTGGATGTTGTCCTGGAGGGCGGTCCGGCGGACCTTCCGCCCGAACGTCGCCTGCTCAAAGCCGTGGCTGCCGGCGAGAGGTCGAAGATCGAGCACTACGGCGGCTACGAGCATTTCGAACGCCAGACGGGCGCCGATCCCGCGGACGACGGCCCGATCGCCTTCCGCTGGACGATGCGTACCCGGATCGCCGAATAGCGGCCGCGAGCATTTCCGACGTCGGGGTGAGGGAGGAAGTCATCGTGCGTTCGGACGAGTCCTGGGAAAAGACCGGCTGGCGGGTCGCCGTGGACCGGAACCGGCGTACCGGGTCGAGCATGTGCGAAAGTGTCGCGGCCGGGCACTTCGCCGGCTGGCTGGCGTTCCTGCGGTCGTTGACCGCCCGCGGCCTGTCCGACGTCCGTCTGGTCATCTCCGACGCCACGCCGGCCTCGTGGCCGCCATCGGCGCCGCCCTGCCCGGCGCCTCCTGGCAACGCTGCCGCACCCACTACCTGCGCAACCTGCTCACCAAAGTTCCGAAGTCCGCACAGCCCTGGATCGCGACCCTGGTGCGCACGATCTTCGACCGCCGCACCGACGTCGTCGGGATCTTCCCCAACCGGCCGGCGATCATCCGCCTCGTCGGAGCCGTCTTGGCCGAACAAACCGACGAGTGGACGAAGGCCGCCGCTATATGGGCCTGGAACCACTCGCCAAAGCCCGCCTGATCACCGTCGAACCCGACCAACACGAAACCGACC
The window above is part of the Micromonospora sp. M71_S20 genome. Proteins encoded here:
- a CDS encoding penicillin-binding protein; this encodes MRKRDHNVLTNAASLLICGLLAGVVVAAAAFPAVAMSGLAAKAGAETFGALPKELTVARAPQISYLLASDGKTPLATMYDENRRDVKLADIAPIMQKAIIAAEDHDFYKHNGVDLNGIARAFVNNQSNASSQQGASTLTMQYVRLAIAYSASHPADVVAATEDTSARKLREMRYAIQIDKELSKDEILERYLNIAAFGNGAYGIYAASQVYFNKPPSKLKLEEAAMLAGMVKAPSTNDPTTKSGHAAALARRNYVIQNMVETGAITQQEADAAKATKLVVTGKRAPNGCVSTNEKGWGFFCDYFYRWWMGQETFGSTSYDRERRLKSGGYTVVTTLDPQAQRGADKAVRKAKSEKSKEAAMVAVVEPGTGRVRALAVNRNFKLDDPKKPANKEHSDPKQRKKGKRGNYPNTVNPLLTGGDGLTGYQAGSTFKIFTIVAALEKGIPLGYTINAPQTFKSEYIVEAGSQAACPGTNKYCPTNSGKKAGGVQNMWSAFAQSINTYFVPLQQQVGAENVVDVAKRLGIQFRVSEENKWANNKDYAHDWGAFTLGVSNTTPLELANAYATLAADGRYCEPIPVQEIKDPEGKKLDIANPRCEKRVSTEVARAAVDAARCPVGDNSSTSKCGGSRTAAEVKGAVDAPVAGKSGTTDSEKSAALVAMTRQYAVAGIMADPDWPQTNVKMKHKQKDGINPPVYETLKAAMKGKDRKNFEPPGQKIREGDQRRIPDVKCLDPEQAKSRIEAEGFDAVISDIKVPSSCPAGKAAGTSPDGRTIKGGVVTIQISVGAGTAPGTTPDNNRPPTNPGRPPGRPGG
- a CDS encoding GatB/YqeY domain-containing protein — encoded protein: MSTLKDRLTADMRAALKARDELTTSTLRMALAAVGTAEVAGKAKRELTDDEVLAVLTKEAKKRREAATAFGDAGRTEQAAKEVAEGEVLERYLPKQLPDAELTELVAGALAAGGFTGKSQMGPAMKAAQAAVAGRAEGGRVAAEVRRQLGL
- a CDS encoding metallophosphoesterase, giving the protein MRKRTLFRLATGTAALGAATLAYASLVERNMFTLRRHDVPVLPADAEPLRVLHLSDLHMMPDQGRKQRWVASLAALDPDLVVVTGDNMAHPDAVPGVLRALQPLLDLPGAFVFGSNDYTGPVWKNPFTYFLPDREYAEGVELPHEELRDVFVGAGWADLNNTRTTLKAGGRVVELLGVDDPHVERDDYDSVAGPVSPTADLSIALTHSPEPAVLDRMAADGFGLMLAGHTHGGQVCVPGVGALVTNCGLPRSMARGLHRWPGSDSWLHVSAGLGTHPTAPVRFACPPEASVLTLIPR
- a CDS encoding cytochrome P450 produces the protein MATLGPTVPAGTADSPPSFPMRRSGCPFNPPPEYETLRSTEPVSRATLRDGSTVWLVSRYADVQAALTDPRISSDSTIPGIPLAGATGVDPQGRRSSFVRMDPPEHGIYRKLLMPDFTMRKIRTLRPRIQRMVDDALDVMRDSGQPADLVKLVALRVPSVLTCELLGVPESEHHFFQTRANVLLERSGTMNELRTIVMEMRTHMLALLDEKRRNPGDDILTKLAHAPAELELADSELAGAAQSVLNASHESTASMIALGTLVLLEHPGTLAELKADPALWPKAVEELLRYLSVGDLVLPRIAKEDVEIAGQRIAAGEGLYLLAASANHDKDFFEDPDTFDIHRSTRGHMAYGYGIHQCIGQNIANAELEIVFETLFRRFPDLRCTVPLEELSYKHESAFFGVHELPVTW
- a CDS encoding DUF5988 family protein produces the protein MAMGHLADDNLVDVVLEGGPADLPPERRLLKAVAAGERSKIEHYGGYEHFERQTGADPADDGPIAFRWTMRTRIAE